GGTTCAatatgaactaatcttttatatgactcgggagtaatgagtcGTCTCAATGAGACGGGGATTGGCTGCAGCCTGCAGCCTGGAGCCTCTCGTCTCATGCAATCACCTCTCTGGTCCTCCCGTCTCATGCATGGGCGTGTACAACCCAGAGTGCTAAAGTGAGTTTAATGGTTGCATAACCTAATGGTTTGTTTGTATGATTTTCTCTAAGCTACACACCAGTATTTTCAAGTCGAACAGCCCCCCACTGGTGACGAGGTGCACAGTGTGCTGTTCGCACTTCCACTGCCCGCTATGTGCCACTGACATATACAAGCCTCGGTGTAGGGCAAAAGTTCAGAAGCACTTCGAGTTGCATATTAAAAATGCTGTTCATCATAAAGGTTAGTTCTGTCAGCTTTCTGCCATGCCATTATCATTTGATTGTTTCCACTGCTACTAAGTAACCTTACCAATGTTACGATACACACTACTCTAGTTTGCTTTGTCTCACAAGGTAAGCCTGTAACGCTCTTGTCCCTTCTTAGATTTCTGCATAACAAAATGTCACCAGGCCTGCAGGAGTGGTAGTGGCAATAGTGGCCACTTCCACTGCCCTTTCTGCCCTAAGACTGTCATAAGAAGACAGGATGCCATCAGGCATTTGGAGATCTGCCTGCAAGATCTCAACAGTGACCAATTGCCTATATTGGTGAGgatgtgtgttcatttgttaaAAATCAAACTTAAAACATGTTAATTAAAACGTGCAAttaaacctctgtgtgtttttcaggtgtGCAATAGAAtagtgtatatttatgtatataatagtacattttaaatgtgcgtTTTGAAGTAGTGCTTACATTTATGATACACAAATCGATCACACAACATGAGAAAGTGCCAGCATTTTAAAAGACAGATCATCACACAATGTAATACCCAATGAATATCCATAAATATTGGCCAGAAAAATTAGTGCATGCCAGGTATTTTATACTATGCTTTGAAACAGAGTGGCTGTTTGTGtagtcacttttttttgcaaaaaagaCATGGTCATAAGACGGTAGATCACAAgtatgcttttgttttgtttttgccataCCCACAGGGTATGTTGGAAGAGGAAGGCGAGGGGAGTTGCGGGGGATCTACTCCGAAGATCCCCACCCTAGATTCTGCAACCAATTCTGTCAGAATTAGTTGCAGAATGACAGAATGAGTAAAAACACGAAATAAAAAATCCCACTCGAATACaatgtgatttaattttttatatatttttttaaacagtttactgatattttacatacaaaacaactaattaaatcgaaaaaaaaattaaacctaCCATTGAACTTGTTGAAACTAACCAACAGAGGCTCTGTATTCTGCGTAAGAATGACTTCCCACAACTCTTATGTTACTTCCAATGATGTGGTTATCTGATATAGATAttgaacaatacattttttttgcaatatttaCTATTCATTTTATGTTCTGTATATTTTTCCATCTGGTATTTTTTATAAGTATTAGTATAAGTATATGCTAATATGTATTAGCATGATTACTTTTACCCtttggggccacacggtggtgtagtggttagcactctcgccttgcagcgagaagacccgggttcgagccccggttggaacaagggcctttctgcatggagtttgcatgttctccccgtgtgtgcgtgggttctctccgggtactccggcttcctcccacagtccaaacacatgcaatgtggggataggtaaattgaacactctaaattgaccataggagtgagtgtgagagtgaatggttgtttgtctctatctgtgtgtagccctgcgatggactggcgaactgtccagggtgtaccccgcctatcgcccgatgtagctgagattggcacagcaccccccgcgaccctctggcagaggataaagcggtagatgatgactgactgactgacttttacCCTTTggttaaaacacaattattaacATGACCCGAcgcaagcttttattttgaaaattataaaataagcAAGGTGGCACGAGACGAGAGGCTCCAGACTGGAGCCATACACTTTGGCCTTTACTGAGGCATATCCAGGCAGGTTAAATTGTGGAGCATAAATCTCACGTTGaacaatacattttacacaatttacaagtgtcattttatgtttatggTAACAGACGAGCGGTTCCCGAcgcaagcttttattttgaaaaatattttcCTTAGGGGCGTGGATTCATGGCTCGAGACAGGTCGGCACAAGAGGTGATGGCATGAGACAAGAGGCTCTGCAGCCATACACTCTTGGTCTCAATGAGTGATTCATTCTGTGTCACGAGCAGTAAGCACAACAGTTCGTTCATACGGATCGGTCTCTCGTTCATTTGTCACGTGATGGCTACCTAGTcatgctgttaaacaacaatggcagggaggatacaggacacaagtcactttattgtggtgtgtatttgctttcctaggttttcatatgtattatatgtatatatttattatactattatatattattatatatttatttgtcagctgaagcaaaccatgtttccttcagtgttaagtgtttgtcCGTAAAACACAAAGGTGCCTATCTTACATATTTACAAGTATGAATGTTACTCCCTTCATTTCTGTCTTACAGAGTACAGGATGATTAAGTGTGGGTTAAGTTGTCGGTGGGCAACTCATTTTCATTGCTGCTATTGTGcagcaacaataataaatgaGTTGCAATTTACAAAGCACTTGAAAATtcaccaggaggaggagcatgCTGCAGCCCCTGCACAACACTTTGTGGCCCCTGTGCAGCAGTCTTTGGCCCCCGCTCAGCACCCAGAGGCCCCTGCTCAAGTCCCCGCTCAAGCCCCCACGGTGAAATTATAGAAACAACTTGTAAATGATGTATTAATCCATCAATAAATGCTTCTAATTTTAAAAAGGGATTTAGAAAACAACAtggaattatattatataattacattataatcactctctctctctatacatataatataattatattttaatctaTATAATATGCTGCATTGACGTTTGAGAATGTGCTGCCTAACCTccgccactagatgtcactcaAACGTTTAGCCACGCCCACATTTAGCCCAGCCCCGATCTGCGTACTGCAGCCAGGTGCAATTGGACGCCCTTTCACCTAGGGGTCGGAATCACATTGTACCTGGACCATCCacaatatcacgatacaacaatgctgtgataatcaatatattgcaagacaatcagatagcaatatatatatatatattttatttatttattttttttttttctttaaactgtGAACATCTAATCGAAGAGGTCACTACAATGTCTTTTGGCGCAGTACTAGGCTTATACCTTATGTCTGTAATGATCTCTGTTATCAGTTTGACTAAATTGGCTTTCTCTGCTTCAAGATGCATATCACAATTCAACGAGGGAAATCCTTGCCGACGCTGAAGAGATGCACCAGGTGTTGCGACCGCTACCACTGCCCCTTCTGTCTGCCGTCATTTTTTCAACCCGCCCAGTTGAACAAAGTCAGGACCCACCTCATGAATCATTTCACGCGGGCAATTCTCCATGAAGGTAACATTTGCAAATATTCCCTTTGGAAAAGCAGAAGGAAGTGTAATGCGCCTGTGCCTTTGAATGCAGCAAGCATGAATGTAAAATTTCGTAATATTCATaatgttcatttaatttttttttgtcttttaggaTATAACATTCACAGGTGTGGCTTGGATTGCAGACCACAGTTGCATTATCACTGCCTGTACTGCAATTTAACGCCTTTCCGAAAAGTGGACTTCGTCAAGCACCTTTCCGTCTGCAAGAAGAAACGCTCTGCCATAACCCCCATCTCGTCCACTTCAACAACCTCATCCACCCCACCTCTGGCGACCCCCGTCAGTCCACCTCCAGATCCAGAAGGCACCCCCATTCCAGCCCCAGCTACCCCACAACCGAAAAAGGCCCACGCGAAGCCAGTACAGCACAAACATTGTCCCATTTGTAAACTTCTTGTGAACAGGAAAAATTTAAAGAAGCACATCGAAAGGAGACACACAAGTAAGCGCGAGGACATAGCGGCTGCCTTTCATCTTCAGAGTGGATGCGTGGATCAAGAAATCTATATTGACAAATCTTTTTTTGACGCTAGTACTCATGTTCAAAAGAAAGTATGCGGGGAACGTCAACATGTGTCCTGTGAATTAAGTCAGTGCCAGGTTGAAATGGAGTTGGCGTGCAGTGCAGTCATCTGAAATCTGTAACACGCCGTGAAAACTACTGCAAAGAAAACCAAAAGAACTGATCTCGACGGAAGTGCATTTCATCTTTGTTGTCTATTTTCAGAGGTAGGCCTAACTGTAATTtatttgtgcatgtttgtgcacAGTTTTCACTTCTGTATTGATAAAATACTATGgttgattttaatatttaaaattaatcattttctaTTGGTAgtccattttttatatatatggcCTGGCAAAGTGAAGAGGCTGAAAAGATCTTCCTGTCTGGTCCCCAATATTCATTACacagtctgactaaaatcgggctagtcttagtcagactaacataaatggttaatgcgattcatagtccaattactcctgcatgtttacgcttagtcagactggagtcggacttggcgttctgctcATGCACCAAAATATCCTCCCCCGTCCTTCAACGCCATCCTTCGGACAGCGCAGCAATGATCCGCCTCATCATCCGTCTCGCCATTCGCTGTTTTAatttttgtgacataaaagtcaaaaGGAGactgattcaatatgcactagcttatagagagatagagCGCCACCTACAGCGGCAGAGACAtccaataaatcaattttctcctccacatcgGACTCTTCAAGTTGTCCAGTTGTCTGACTGTACATGTAAATGAATGTCATTAAATAAACAACTATTTGCTAGTCTTACTTAAGTATCTTACTTAAGTTTGTCTTAAGTATCaatttaactgtatttgtgatcTGATTAATTACCTTTTCCCCTTATGTTTCAGTGAAGTGGATGAATTTCTCTcaagacattttcaaacaacTGAGGAAGTAACTGGTATGTAGTGCTCTGACTTCACAATCTTGGGTTTGAACAGTGAGGAGCgagaacaagtcaaaagtcaacAACATGTTATGTTCTATTTAAATGAGTTTTTCTTGTCTCTGGCTCCAGAAATGGAAACTTTAGTATACCCGAGCTTGGTGCTGCAGCAACATCACTCTGGGAACTTTGTTccgttgtttgtgttcatttcacTTCTGTTCAGTTTTATTTCCAGACCCAAGgtcttttacatgtttttttttttttttggactatgACTGTaatacataaattaaaaaagaaaggtgAAAAATTGGCTGCTAAAGTCATTCTTAGTatataaaagaaacacatttcctctctctctctccaacttAAAACTATCTAGTTAAGATCTAGTAATTTATGAATTCCATTCCTTCTTTACTATGCTCCACAAGGACTCTACTAATTCAAACCTTTGGTTATAAACCAGtgaatttgaacagtatacaaATATAGATATGAAGTATAATGGTTAAAAGAAACTATGCACCAATAATAATCAGGAAAATTAAAGACAAACCGTAAGCATTCTTCTTAAAGTCTGAACTATAAAATGTGTCCACACAACCTCCAGGCAACACTGTATGCAAGTGCATGGATATCTGtgaatataaatctaacattaaaACCACACGCTTACCTTTTCTTCTTCGAGTCTAGATGAGCTCCGCCTTCTCCCGTCACGCAAAGTAAAAGACACGTGACACCTTTGGGTGGAGACGGTGAATCAAAAGCATGTTGACGTGTTTGGTTTGCGTGTGTCCGCAGAGGATGAGCTGTGCCAACATGTCGGTCACGCGACGTCACCTCAAGAGTTCAGCTCAAGTTCAGCAGCGGTTATTCAAAAATCGACCACGTACGCACACATGTACTctctactttaaaaaaaacacatgcatgtactcttttacttttttgcaTTTGAGGTCATTTATCCTAAATGTCCTCCGCCTCGTCTGTGCCCTTGGGTGTTTCCTCTTGGAGCTTTAACCTTCATGTAAACGTTTGTTTTTAAGGGTCAACTCATTGTCTTTTTAAAGACTTTTATGTCTGTCCACAACAGTGGTTCCTCCCCTTTTTGGCTGTGTATAAAATCAAGACCACAGCCTCTGAGGTCACAGGTCAAGAAAAATCGCCCTGAGCTACTTCAACGGACTTCCACGTGAGAAAGATGGACCTCACTCTCCTCGCTGCTGTCTTCACCGTCCTGCTGGGGTTTTCAGCACAAAGCCACTCACTGGTGAGACATCGGCTAATCTGTATTCTGCAACATGCAATTCAATTTCTGGAAATAGAAATAGTCCATATGTTAACGCTGCAGATATGGTTGATTTATTTGAAGCAGACATTGTGTTACCTCACGCTGCACTTCTTTAGATTTGatatttatgataaataaatctaaaagttGAGTTTATTAAGTAGCTTTCTTTGTAATCATTTGATTCCCAATCAACATACAAGGGTAAGAGTAGCTTTACATTCTTCATATGGACTTGAAAACTACCGTCAATTGCaaaattatatgtatattaaacTGTGATTACATAGTGAAGTTCTCCAATTAATTGTAATCATGGAAAAAAGtaattgttcatttttaaacattatattttaatCACATACAACAGAAATCTTTCTTTGGACACCGACATATAGAAAAACGTACATGTAATCAATCCTGCATTAAGCAatatttctttcctctttttttgcaTTGGACAACTAACAAATACATAATTCAATAAgtgttttttgtattgttattagaggtttacataaataataaaggagaaaaatgcattaaaacatGCACAACCTGTTTCACCAATCATATTTTTAAGGATGTGTcaacttttctctcttttctcgcTCTTTATGTCCAATTATGTCTCTGCAGGTGCGACCTCATGACGAAGGTAACTGACTCTTCTCATGTTTAtttaatacatatatacagtgtttAATATCTGAGCTGTAGGTCATTTGGTTCTATAACATATTCATCTTATTTAAAGGTGTAGATCCCGATCCGTCTCAACGTTTGGACATAACTTCAAGAATCCTGGGAGCAAATAGACGTAAGTTTGGTTTATTCAGTGAAAAAAATCCGATTGCACATGTCTGCATCCatgttatacttttttttccacatgctgtCCAGGTGTGAGTCAAATTCTGGTGGAAGGTGATGTCGCAATTTCTAAGACAAGGAATGCCATGAAATGCTGGGACGGCTACTGCACGTGGAAGAAATCCTACAGCGGACTTGTTGAAGTGCCATATACCATCAGTGATTATTACTGTAAGAGTCCAGTTAttcattttgatatttaaaaaaagaagccaaaatCATGGTCAGGGACTGCTCCACATGAGCCAACAAGCAGAGTTTGAGCTCACCTGGATCAGGTTTTCATAGCGATCTTGTTTTAATTCCAGACGACAGCGAAAAAGCCTCAATTCTGAAAGCCATGGAAACTTTCCACCAGAAGACCTGTGTTCGCTTTGTTGCCCATCGAGGCCAGACTGACTACCTGAGCATCGAGAGTGAATTCGGGTGAGTGGAGAGAAGTATGTTGGCATTTAAACAGCAGAACAGCACACCAGGAGtcacacctgtgtctcaccacacacacacacactgcaggtgcTGGTCCTCTGTTGGCAGAGACGGGGGACATCAGGTGGTGTCTCTGTCCGTTTACGGTTGTCTCGAACACGGGACCATTCAGCACGAGCTCCTCCACGCGCTGGGCTTCCACCACGAGCACACGAGGAGCGACAGGGACCGCTACGTCAGGATTAATTGGGGGAATGTCCAAGCAAGTGAGTCCAATGCCTCTGTGCTGAAACAtctcttatttttattaatatttatcttttaattcCAAGATGTTTTTGAATCAAATTGCAGAATTTTTGCCATTACAAAGATCAACCCATGTGAAAAACAGGAGGTTTTGAGGATGATTAGCTGGAGATTTGTGggcttttaatgatttatgtcATTTAGTAACACGTTGGTACCGTTTTATATGGAGGACCAAAAgggccaaaattaaataaataaatacaccattaaatcattcattaaatgtgtcattaattaattaaatgtgtcattaattccTCCATACTCCATAGTTATACTCCATGCTGTCaaattatgtttatatatgatTAGTATACATGAGTAAAAAGAAGGGGAAAATGAAGTAAAGTACCATAGTTTAAGAATTTTCTTTTCTCAGATTCATGCACTTAGAGAGATTTGTttagacatatacatatatacatatgtatatatatatatatacatatatatatgtatatatatatagagagagagagagaaggactcTTCTTTTAAAATATACTTTAATTACCTATCATTTAATTTCGCCTGTCACAACTAATTAtcatataatatttttttattctacagTGAATAAGTATGACTTTCACAAAGAGGACACCAACAACTTGAACACGCCGTACGACTACACCTCTGTGATGCACTATGGAAGGtaagaaaaatgtattaacaGACAAAATAATCCAGACAACTTTCCACTTGTGTGTAATGTAactttattagtttattttttatttttattatttccaggACTGTTTTCTCAACGGGATTTGGAGACACCATTACCCCCATCCCAGATTCCTCTGTGGCAGTTGGACAAAGCAAAGAAATGTCTGACATAGATATTCTCAGGATCAATCGGTTGTATAGATGCAAGAATTAAATGAAAGTATTCATTTAGGGTGTAGTATAAATCCACCATTTTCTGTCTGAAATGTATGAAAACTTGATTAGAAACCATGAAGGTCTTACATATATGATACATTAGCACATTTTCTGTCTaatatttgttaaaataaattaactttTAAGATTTAAATTCGAAAAGATGTGATGATTCTGTGgccatttgttattttttcaggcctttgagtaaaaagaaagaagaaaacctACAATAACTGACAATAATCACATTATttgatgtcttttattttttttctcaacatttttctcaaaatgtttctaaaatgtatatatgtatatatatcaagAAAAGCTTGCAAT
This Solea solea chromosome 19, fSolSol10.1, whole genome shotgun sequence DNA region includes the following protein-coding sequences:
- the LOC131446014 gene encoding uncharacterized protein LOC131446014, whose product is MAAVGGLCFDEDTESFHTYEQRFAQFVEACEIPQGKQGAVFLSVVGAKTVALLVDLLAPRTPSECSLDVILNALRDVLKKNVLRDRYTFRARKQQRGEPLSEYVDALKGLTATCEFGEQIEEHLRDQLVYGIRSEELRTKLFVAACGEQLEWDKVVDIVNNFESTTRSLITSSDGESSSKANQGRKRKPSVSGDNVCTRCQTEGHAADTCEYEESQCNKKQLAERTCGNTSTEDAANHGGGASGQPTAENVSASPGTTVLTGPRFRRIHVVIPRSTALQLSRDQKFKTEDDKDDSNLHTSIFKSNSPPLVTRCTVCCSHFHCPLCATDIYKPRCRAKVQKHFELHIKNAVHHKDFCITKCHQACRSGSGNSGHFHCPFCPKTVIRRQDAIRHLEICLQDLNSDQLPILEEEHAAAPAQHFVAPVQQSLAPAQHPEAPAQVPAQAPTMHITIQRGKSLPTLKRCTRCCDRYHCPFCLPSFFQPAQLNKVRTHLMNHFTRAILHEGYNIHRCGLDCRPQLHYHCLYCNLTPFRKVDFVKHLSVCKKKRSAITPISSTSTTSSTPPLATPVSPPPDPEGTPIPAPATPQPKKAHAKPVQHKHCPICKLLVNRKNLKKHIERRHTSKREDIAAAFHLQSGCVDQEIYIDKSFFDASTHVQKKVCGERQHVSCELSQCQVEMELACSAVI
- the LOC131446015 gene encoding high choriolytic enzyme 1-like, encoding MDLTLLAAVFTVLLGFSAQSHSLVRPHDEGVDPDPSQRLDITSRILGANRRVSQILVEGDVAISKTRNAMKCWDGYCTWKKSYSGLVEVPYTISDYYYDSEKASILKAMETFHQKTCVRFVAHRGQTDYLSIESEFGCWSSVGRDGGHQVVSLSVYGCLEHGTIQHELLHALGFHHEHTRSDRDRYVRINWGNVQAMNKYDFHKEDTNNLNTPYDYTSVMHYGRTVFSTGFGDTITPIPDSSVAVGQSKEMSDIDILRINRLYRCKN